The Naumannella cuiyingiana DNA window TCCAGCTCCGACCAGGTGACCGGCGGGTTCTGCCAGCCCATCAGTCCTGCCCTCCCGGGTTCATCAGTACGCCGCCTCGATCCAGCAGGCGCCGGCGACCAGCACCAGCAGCCACGCCTGCTGGGCGGCGTCGACGACCTGGAAGCGGTCCGCCCGGGCCCCGCGGGCGTCCTCGCCGGTCTCCCACCAGCGCTCGTCCAGCGGCCAGGGACCGGCCCAGGCGAGCAGCGGCCGCGGCGCCGCCCGGGGCGCGAGCAGCAGCGCGGCCGGGTCGGCGCTCGGGCCACCCCGCTCGTCGACGGTGACGGGTACGCCGGCGCGGTCCAGCAGCTTGGCGGGCGCCAGCCGCTGCAGCACCCGGGCCGGTGCCGGCCCGGGAACGCGCCCCGGCCACGGCTGGTCCAGCCGACGCTCGCGGACCGGCGGGGGCGCCGTGCCGAACGGCACCCGCAACCGGCGGTCCTTGAGCAACCGGCCGCCGCGCGGCACCAGGGTCGCCACCTCCCGGTAGCCCAGCCGCTCCTGCAGATCGGTCAGCACCTTGATCACCCGCGGCTCGGGCCGATCGCCGAAGAGACCCCGGGCGGCGAGCTCCGGGCTGCCCACCCCGACCGGGATCACCTGCACCCCCACGACCGGATCGGCGTCCCCGCCCGTCTCCAGGTCCTCCGCGGGTGGCCCGCTCGCGGCGAGGTCGGCAAGCTGCCAGCGCAGCCGGTTGGCCAGCTCGCCGGCGTCGAACTGCCACGGGTGTCGCCACAGCCGGTCGTCGCGGCGGCGCTCGGTGCGGACCCGGAGCCGCACCTCGGTGAGGGCGAGCGAGTCGGCGGCCAGCTCGGCGAACAGGGCATCGATCGCCGGCCGGCAGGTCGCGACCACCTCCTCAGCGAGTGCGGCATCCAGGTCGATCTCGACGCTGCGGTCGCTCGCCGGGTTGCGCGGGGTGAGCGCGGCGAGGTCCTCCCCGGACGCGAGCCGGTGGGTGTGCCGGCCGGCCGCGCCGAACCGGGCGTGCGCATCGGCTCGGGGCAGCTCGGCGTAGCGGCCCAGGGTGCGGATGCCCAGTTGCTGCAACTGCCGCGCGAGCAGGGGCTCGCCGAGACACTCCACGCCGAGCCCGGCCAGGAACCGGGCGGACTCCCCCGGCGGGACCACCGCCCATCGGCGGGCCCGCTCGGCGGCCCGCTCGGCGCAGAACAGGCCGTCGGCGACCGCCGCGCTCGGGCGGCAGTCGGGGGTCGCAAAGGCGTCCAGACGACCCAGCAGCACCCGGGCCGCGGCCTCCTCCCCGCCGTAGAAGCGGGCCGGGCCGCGGGCCCGGACGGCGGCCACGCCGGGCCGGACCAGATGCACATCGGGGGCGACCTCGGCCATCGCCCGCAGCACCGGCTCGAAGGCGGCCGCCTCGGCCTCGGGATCGTGGGCGCACAGCACGGCGGCCGGGCAGCGCAACTGTGCCTCGCGCACCCGCAGTCCGACCGTCACCCCCTCCGCGGCCGCCACCGGGCAGCGGGCGAGCACCTTGCCGGCATCGATCACGATCAACGGCGCCTCGGCGGCGGGGTCACCGGCGGCGAACGCGAGCCGGACCGCCTGCAACGGCCAGTCGGCGAACCGGGCCAGCAGCACCCGGACCGGTTGCGGGACCAGCGGGGCGTACCCCGAAGCCTGCCTGGCCATGATCAACTCCCCCGGCGGACGACGATCCGGTGCCGGCGGGTGCGGTGGCGCTCGGTGACCTCGATCAGCAGCCGCTGCGCGGTGAGGTGGCCGTGGCCGACGCCGAGGCCGGACCAGCCCTCCACATCGGCCCGGATCCGGGAGCGGGAGCGCGGCCAGTCGCCGGCGACGACCAGGGCTGCGTCGCGGTGGCGCAGGCGGGCGGCCAGCCGCTGCGCCGAGGCGTCGGAAACCCGGTCCGGCGGCGCGGCGAGCACGACGTCGGCGATCTCGACCAGCTCCGCGACGACCCCCCACCAGTCGGCGCCCGGACGGGGGACGGTGATCATCTTCTCGGTGGCGACGCCCCACTCCACGGCCGCCTCCACGCCGAGATCGCCCAACCCGACCACCGCCGACCAGTCGGCGCCGGCGAGCAGCCCGAGACCGACCGACAGCGCCCCGTCGAAGGCGTGCACCCCGGGCTGCAGCCCGCCGGGGAACAGCGGCCGCAGGTCTGCATGCACCGCCCGCCCGACCGGCACCGGGGCGAGCCCGAGCCGGTCCCGCAGCCCGGTGAGCAGGGCACCGGGCCGGCTCCGGTCGGCATGGTCTGGGGCGGACACCGATTCAGTATCGAACATGCGTTCGAGTCAAGCAAGGCGGTCCGACAATGACCCCCGGTCCGACAACGACCCCGATCGCGGCCGGACGGTCAGCGGCGTTTGCTCAGCGCCCGCGCGCCGGGCGGCACCTGGCGGGAGCGGTCGGGCCGATAGCCCGCCTTGCGATACATCCGCAGGTTGTCCGAGCTCCGCTCCCCCGTGAACAACCAGAGCTCGCCCGCGTCCTCCGGGGCGAGGGATTCGATCCGCTCCAGCAGCCAGCGGCCGATCCCGCGACCCTGCAGGTCGGGTGCGACCATCACCCGGCCGATCTCGAACGCCCCGTCCTCGCCCATCCGGCCGCGGGCCGAGCCGATCAGCCGGCCGTGGTCGCGCAGCACCAGCGTGGTCCAGTTCCGCAGGTCGGCGGCCAACTCGGCCGGCGTCTCGTGCAGCACCGGGATGTCGAGACGCTCGTTGGCCAGCGCCTCGCTCACCCAGCACGCCTTGGTCAGCGTGAACAGCTCGGCGACATCCCCGGGCTCGGCGAGGCGCAACTCGGCGTCCTCGAGGCCCGGAACAGTCAATCCCTGCGAGGGATGCAGCAGATCGGGGCGGGTCCGCGCCGTCCTGATCATGGACTGTTCGGTACGCCAGCGCGTGATCGCGCCATGATCACCGCCGAGCAGCACCGCGGGCACCTCACGGCCCCGCCAGAGCGGCGGCTTGGTGTAGACGGGATACTCCAGCAGTCCGTCGCTGTGTGACTCCTCGACCAGCGACTCGGGATTGCCGACCACCCCGGGCAGCAGCCGGCCCACGGCCTCGGTCACGGCCAGCGCCGCCACCTCGCCGCCGTTCAGCACATAGTCGCCGAGGCTGAAGGGGATCACCTCGGCCCGCTCGGCGTACTCGTCGATCACCCGCTGGTCGATCCCCTCGTAGCGCCCGCAGGCGAAGATCAACCACGGACGCTCGGCCAGCTCGTGTGCCAGCCGCTGGTCGAAGGGCCGCCCCGCGGGGGTCGGCACCAGCAGCGTCGGGCGTACCCCCGAATCCCCGGATTCCATGATCGAATCCAGCGCCTCACCCCACGGTTCGGGACGCATCACCATCCCCGCGCCACCGCCGTAGGGCGTACCGTCCACCGTCCGGTGCCGATCATGGGTGAACGCCCGCAGATCGTGCACCCCGAGATCGATCACCCCGTCGCGGACCGCCTTGCCCAGCAGCGACAGCCGCAACGGCGCCAGGTACTCGGGGAAGATCGAGACGATGTCGATACGCACCCTGCGATCCTGCCAGACCGATCCGTCGCGGCGCCCCCGCTGGTGCACAGCCAGGCGGGCCCGATGCGGCCGGACGGCGGGCCGGCGGGCGTCACTCCCGGGCCGCCCGATTCACCGCCGAGGTGACGGCCCTGAGCGAGGCCGTGACGATATTGGCGTCGATTCCCACACCCCAGACCACCTGGGAGGACTCGCCCTCGCCGACCTCGCACTCGACATAGGCCGCCGCCTGCGCGTCGCCGCCCGCGGACAGCGCGTGCTCGGCATAGTCGTGCACCTGGACCCGGTATCCGAGGCCGGAGATCGCGTCCACGAAGGCCGACACCGGGCCGTTGCCCTCGCCGCTGATCCTGCGCTCCTCGCCGTCGTCGATCACGGTCGCCGTCACCGAGTCCTGCCGCCCCGAGCCCGACTCGCTGGTCACGTCGACCAGTTGCAGCGGAACGTTGTCCTCCAGGTACTCCCCGGCGAAGATCTTCCACAACACCTGCGGCTCGACCTCCCCGCCCTCGCCGTCGGTGTGCTCCTGGACCACCCGGGAGAACTCGATCTGCAGCCGGCGCGGCAGGTCGAGCTGGTGCTCGGCCTTCATGATGTAGGCCATCCCGCCCTTGCCGGACTGCGAGTTCACGCGGATCACGGCCTCATAGGTACGCCCGACATCACGCGGGTCGATCGGCAGATAGGGCGCCTCCCAGGCGATCTCGGAGACGTCGATGCCCTGCTCGGCAGCGCGCCGCTCGAGGTCTTCCAGCCCCTTCTTGATCGCGTCCTGGTGCGAGCCCGAGAACGCGGTGTAGACCAGATCGCCCGCATAGGGATGCCGCGGATGCACCGGCAGGTTCGTGCAGTATTCGACGGTACGCCGGATCTCGTCGATGTCGGAGAAGTCGATCTCGGGGTCGATCCCCTGGCTGAACAGGTTCATGCCCAGGGTGACCAGATCGACATTGCCGGTCCGCTCACCGTGCCCGAACAGGCAACCCTCGACCCGGTCCGCGCCCGCCATCAGCCCCAGCTCGGTCGCCGCGACCGCCGTGCCCCGGTCGTTGTGCGGGTGCAGCGAGACGCAGGCGTACTCGCGGTTGTCGATGTTGCGGCCGAAGTACTCGATCTGGTCGGCATAGGTGTTCGGCGTGGACATCTCGACCGTCGCCGGCAGGTTCAGGATGATCTCGCGCCCCTCGCCCGGCTCCCACACCTCCATCACGGCATTGCACACCTCGACCGCGTAGTCGGTGGGCGTCTGGGTGAAGATCTCCGGGGAGTACTGGTAGCCGAACTCGGTGTCGGCCAGCAGCTCCTCGGCGTACTTGCGCACCAGCTCGGTGCCCCGGGTGGCCAGCGCGATGCACTCGTCGGCGTCGATCTTGAAGACCACCCGGCGGAACAGCTCGGCCGTCGCGTTGTACAGATGGACATTCGCCCGCTTCGCCCCGACCAGCGACTGCACGGTGCGCTCGATCAGGTCCTCGCGGGCCTGGGTCAGCACGGACACGGTCACGTCGTCGGGGATCGCGTCGGACGTGATCAACTCGCGAACGAAGTCGAAGTCGGTCTGCGAGGCCGACGGGAAGCCGATCTCGATCTCCTTGTAGCCCATGCCGACCAGCAGCTCGAAGATCCGCCGCTTGCGCCCCGGCGTCATCGGGTCGATCAGCGCCTGGTTGCCGTCGCGCAGGTCGGTGGACAGCCAGCGCGGGGCGGCGGTGATCTTGTTCGCGGGCCAGGTGCGGTCGGGTACGTCGACGGGCTCGAAGGCGGTGTAGCGGCCGAAGGGCATCGGGCTCGGCTGCTGGACCGGGCGCGGTTGGGTCCGGGTGCCGAAGCGGTTGGGGGTGGTGGTCATCGATGGGTTCCTCACTATCGGGTTGGTTCACCCGGCGGCGCACAGCGACTCCGCAGCGAGGGAGCCACCGGTCTAACGGGCCCCGCTGCGGCGAGTGAGGAGGAGAATCCGGCCTGCCACGATCGGTGACACTACGCCATCGATGCATCCGGGTGAAGGGTGGGTCTCAGTCGGCGAGCCGGGCCATCGCAGCGTCGGCCCGGCGCGTCGCGCGCCGGCCGGCCCGCTGTTCGGCCGCATCGAGCCGGCCGAGGACGGCGGCAGCGGCCGAACTGCGGGGGTGGTCGCGGACCAGCTCGGCCAGCAGGCGCCGCGCGGCGGCAGCGTCCCGGGCCTCGCCGAGGTGGTCCTGCACCCGTTCCGCCCGGCGGGCGAGCTTGTGCCGCCCCGTTGCCTCGGCGGCGTAGCGGGCCCGCCTGGCGGCCTTGCGGACCCGATGCCGGGCGTCGTCGCGCTCTGCCGGGGGCGCCTGTGCGGCGGCCGCGATCCGTTTCCGCACCCGGGCCCGGTACGCCCTGGCCGGCGCCGGCCCGGCGTCCTCGGGCGGGTCGTGCTCGAGCGCCGCCAGCAGTGCGGCGTACCGCCGACCGCGCAGGGCCCGGTCGGCGCGGCGCAGGCCAACGGCCAGGTCGGCCTCCAGCCGCGCGCCGAGCAGTCGTCGCGCCGGCGCGGGGTCCAGGGGGCCGGCATCGGGGTCCTCGGCCTCGGCGGCGAGCCGGGCGGCGAGGCGTTCGCGCAGCACTTGGGCGTCTCGCGCCGGGCCGAGTTCGCGGCCGAGCCAGCGCAGCTCGTCGATCAGGTCCGGGCGCTCCTCACGCAGCCGCCGCGCGCTGGTGCGCAGGTCGTGGATGCCCTCGGGATCGCCGTCGCGGTACGCCCGGTCGGCCGCCCGCAGCCTCGTTGCCGCCTCCATCGGGTCATTGTGCACGGCCAGCCCGGTCGATCCGGGTCGATTCACCGCAGAACGCGATCTCCGAGCCCACCCGGGCGCCGCCCTAGGGTGGGACCATGCCCCGCACCCCGCGCGCGAGCGCGCTCGCCCTCGACCTCGGGGCAGTGCGGCGACCGGAGGCGCTGGTGGACGCGATCATGCGCGAGATCGCCCGCGGCCGGCTCGGGCCGGGCGACCCGCTGCCGTCGACGCGGGCGCTGGCGGCCCGACTCGGGGTGTCACGCGCGGGCGTCGTGTCCGCCTACGAGGCACTGGCGGCCTCCGGCGTGATCGACGTCCGCGCGGGATCCGGTGCCACGGTCGCGATCGAACCGCAGGCCGCCGCCGCGCTGACCGAACCCGCCCTGGCGGTGCGCCGCCGGGAGCGGCTCGAGCCGCCGCCCGGGAGTCGGCGGCGGCCCGAGCTGACGGGCATCCGGCACAACCTGCTGCCGGGCGCGCCGGACCCGCGGCTGGTCGATGTCCGCGACTGGCGGCGCGCGTGGCGCCGCGCCACGCAGGGCGTACCGCCCGTGCTCGCCTACTGGCCCGCCGAACATCCCGAGCTGGCGGCCGCGCTCGCCACCCAGCTTCGGCGTACCCGACAGATCGCGACGCCGCCGGAGGAGATCGTGATCTTCCCCGGCGTGAACGCGGCGGTCCAGGCCGTGCTGGCGGCGCTGCGGCCACATCTCGCCGCGATCGAGGATCCCGGCTATCCGGCGGTCCGAGCCGCCCTGGCGCCGGCGGTGGAACAGTTGCGGATGATCGGCGTCGATGAACACGGGCTGCGGACCGACGAGCTGACCGACGAGGACCTGGTCTATGTCACGCCGGCGCACCAGTTCCCGCTCGGCGCCCGGATGTCGACGGCCCGCCGGGAGGCGTTGCTGCGCTGGGCCGAGCGGAGATCGGCGGTGATCATCGAGGACGACTTCGACGGCGAGTACCGGCACGAGTCCGCACCGCTCGGGCCGTTGCGCTCGACCGCCCGCGGCGCCGACTGCGTGATCTACATCGGCACGGCGTCGAAGATCCTCACCCCGCACCTGCGGCTGGCCTGGGCCGTGCTGCCTACCTGGCTGGCCGACGCGGTCCGGGCAGCCGCGGTCACGCTGCGCGCCGACGCCAGCCGGCTGGCCAGCCTGGCGCTGGCGGAGCTGATCAACTCCGGCGCGCTCACCCGCCATCTCGCCCGCGCCCAGCGCACCTATGCCGCGCGCCGCCGGCGGCTGGTCGAGGCGCTGGCCACGCGATTGCCCGATCTGCACGTGATCGGGGTCGATGCCGGGATCCACGTCGCCGCACTGCTGCCGGACGCGATCGACGATGCCGAGGTCGCGGCCCGCTGCCTGGCGCGCGGCGTCGCGGTGGCGGCCCTGTCGGACCATGCGGTACGCCATCGGCGCAGCGGGCTGTTGCTCGGGTACGCCCAGCTCGCCGAGACGGCTGCCGCCGACGCCGTCGAGCGGATCGCCGCCGCGCTGGAATCGGCGGGTACGCCGGGCAGCGCCTAGGCTCGGCGCCATGACACCGCGCAGCCTGTTCCGGACCGTGGCGATTGCGGAGGCGATCACCTGGACGCTGTTGATCATCGGACTGGTGCTGCGCGGGCTCGGGGTGACCGATCTCGGCGTGCGGATCGGCGGCGGCGTGCACGGGTTCGCGTTCTTGTGCTACGTCTGCTCGACCGTCTTCGTGGGCCTGAACCAGCGCTGGCGTGCCGGGACCCTGGCGCTCGGCATCGGCGCGGCCTTCGTGCCCTGGCTGACCATCCCCTTCGAGCGTTGGCTGGAGCGCCGCGATGATCTTGCCGGCGGCTGGCGGACCGGCGGGGATGCCGGCCGCTTCCGAACCTGGGTGATCGGTCACCCGGTCCCGGCGCTGTTGATCACGTTGGTCGGGGTGGCCGCGGTGTTCGGCTTCCTGCTCTGGCTCGGGCCACCGTCGGGCTGGTCGACCCGCTTCGGCTGAGTTCGGCGAATCAGCTCACCTGCGATGCGGCGATCCGCTCGCGCAGCCCGGCGATGATCATCGCCAGGCCGAAGTCCATCAGCACCTGGGGATCGGCGCCGGCATAGGCCGTCGCCGCGGCCTCACCGACCCGGGAGGCGAGCGGATAGTCCCCGGCGCGTGCGGCCATCGCCGCACCCAGCGCGGGCCCGAGACGCTCGGCCCACTCCCGGCGGGTGTGCTCGCCCCATTCCTCGGCGGTCATCGCGCGCTGCTTCGGATCGGATCGCTCGGCGAGATACCAGCTCGCCGATGCGGTGACGTGGCTGTTCACCAGGGCTATCGCCGAGTCCATGTCGACATCGGTCAGGCCGATCCCCTCGACCGCGCCCAGCTCGTGCTCGTACTTGCCGACCAGGCCGGGACCCATCGCCTGACCACCGGGCTCGGCCTGGGCCCGCCAGGGATGCCGCATGATCGACTTCCAGTTGCGCTCGGCGACGAAGCGCAGCCGGTCCGGCCACTCGCCCGCATCGCGGGGCAGGCGGCCGTCGGCATAGATCTCGCCGAGCACGGCGTCGTTCATCAGCGCCCACAGCTCCGGTTTGCCGGGCACGTGGGTGTAGAGCGACATGGTGCCGACGCCGAGGATCTCGGCGACGGCACGCATCGTCACCGCTCCGGCGCCATGCACATCGGCCAGCCCGACCGCCGCGCTGGTGATCGCGCCGATGCTCAGCCCGGTCCGGCTGGCGCGGTCCCGCGGTCGCCACATCAGCGGGATCAGGCGGGCCTGATCGGGCGCGGGATCCGGGGTCATGGGGCCATCGTGCCATCGGCGGCCAGCAGCTCGAGGCACTCGGCCAGGTGCCGCGCGCCCGTGATCATGGCCCGCGACCGCTCGAACAAGACCTCGCGTCGTCGCTCCAGCGTCGCCTGCAGCGCCGGCGTACCGCCCGCCCGGCGGAGCTCGGCGATCACCGGGGAGATCGCGTCGAACAGGTAACCCGACCGGCGCAGCAGTTGCACCGCCCGGGCATCGCGCACATCGCCCGGGTCATAGCGCCGATACCCGGTCCCTCGCTCGCGCGCGGGCGACAGCAGACCCGCCGACTCCCACACCCGCAGGGCGGAGGTACGCACCCCGAGGCGGCGGGCGAGGTCGCCGATCGCGAGCGAGTTGTCGTCCGGCACCTGACCGGCCCCCGCCGGGTCGGCCGCGAGTGCCGCCAGCGCGTCGGCGAGCTCGGCCAGGGCCACCCGCTCGTCGTGCAGCGCCCCGTGCCCCGCGTCGATCCGCTCCAGCACCGCCGCGATCTCGCCGCGCCACAGCGGGACGAGCGCCGCCACCGCACCACTCGCACCCATCCCGCCCGCGAGTGCCGTGTAGGCACGCAGCGCGGCCAGGTGTTGCGGGCCGTAGCGACGGTGCCCGCCCGCGCTGCGCCGGGCCGGGGGCAGCACGCCGAGGTCCTCCAGCCGGCGTACCTGCTGGGTCGAGACGCCGGCGGCGCGCGCCAGTTCGATCGGCCGGACCGCACCTCCGACTCCACCCGGCATGAAACCTCTCCCCCAACGATCGCGCGCCCATCAAGAACTCGACGCTCCGAAATTTACACATGCACTTCAATGATAGATTTGAATTACCGAAATCCCGCAGGAACCCAGCGACCCAGCGTCGCCCGACAGCTCTTGAATTGATCCGTACAATGTACGGTATCCTGTACACCCCCTCCATTCGACAGGAGTGTCATGTCCCGATCCGCCGTGCCCCGATCCGTCACCCCTCGATCCGTCGGCCCCGAGCCGGACATCGCGATCCGCACCGAACAACTCACCAAGACCTATCCCGGGAAGCGCCGGCAGGCGCCGGTGACCGCCCTGGCCGGCCTCGACCTGATCGTCCCGGCGGGCACGGTGCACGGCCTGCTCGGCCACAACGGGGCCGGCAAGTCCACCACCGTGCGGATCCTCGCGACTCTGCTGTCCCCGACCTCGGGCAGCGCCCGCGTCGCCGGGCATGACGTGGGGGCCGACCCGGCCGCGGTCCGGTCGTCGATCGGTCTGGTCGGGCAGTACGCCGCGGTCGACGAACCGCTGACCGGCCGCGACAACCTGCTGCTGTTCGGCCGCCTGGCCGGCCTCTCGCCCGCCGGGGCCCGCGCCCGCGCCGGCGAGCTGCTGGAGCAGTTCCGGCTGACCGAGGCGGCAGCACGCCCGGTCTCCGGTTACTCCGGCGGCATGCGACGCCGGCTGGACCTGGCGGCCAGCCTGCTGACCACCCCGCCCGTGCTGTTCGTCGACGAGCCGACCACCGGGCTCGATCCGGCCGGTCGCCGCGACGTCTGGTCCGCGGTCGCCGAGCTGGCGCAGGCCGGCACCACCGTGCTGTTGACCACCCAGTACCTCGAGGAGGCCGATCGGCTCGCCGACGCGATCACCATCCTGCGCGATGGCGCCGTGGCCGCGGAGGGTACGCCGGACCAGCTCAAGGCCGAACTCGGCGGCGACCGCGCCGAGATCACCTTCACCGACCCCGAGATCACGGATCGGGCGCTCGCCGCGCTTGCCCACGCCGAGCGCGGCGACGAGCCCGGCGTGGTGCGGGTGCCGATCGCCGACTCCACGCGCGACCTGATCCGGATCTGCAGCACCCTCGACGCCGAGCGGCTCGAACCCGACACCCTCCAGTTGCGCCACGCCACCCTCGACGACGTCTTCCTCACCCACACCGCCAGCGAAGGAGCCGCCCGATGATCTCCGACACCCTCGTGATGACCCGCCGCACGATGATGTACTGGCGGACCAATCCCATGCAGTTGATCATGGCCGCCGCGTTCCCGCTGCTGATGTTGTTGATGATGGGCGGCATGTTCGGCGGCGCGATCGCCGGGGACGTGGTCACCTACCTGAACCCCCTGCTGCCGGGGTTGTTGACCATGACCACCTTCTTCGGTCTGTCCACGACCATGTACATCGTCGTCAATGACGCGGAGAAGGGCGTCACCGACCGGTTCCGGTCGCTGCCGATCAACGCCTCGTCGATCATCGGCGGCCGGGTGCTCGCCGACCTGTTGCTGATCACCATCAGCCTGGTCGTGATGAGCGTCGTCGGGGTGCTCTTCGGCTGGCGACCGGGCGCGCCCTGGTGGTCGATGCTGGCGGCGTACGGCCTGCTGTTGCTGCTCGGGCTCGCGGTGACCTGGCTCGGTATCGGGATCGCCCTGCGCGGCGGCGAGGGTGTGGTGCAGGCCAGCTATGTGCTGGTCTGGCCGTTCGTCTTCGTCTCCTCGATCTTCGTGGATCCGGCGACGATGCCGGCCTGGCTGGGCGCGATCGCGGCCTGGAATCCGCTGTCGGCGACGGCGAACGCGGTGCGGGTGCTGACCGGCTCCCCGGTCTGGTCGGACGCCTCGCTCCCGGCCACCCACCCGGTGCTGTTCTCGGTTGCCTGGTCGCTGCTGATCCTGGCGATCGCCGTGCCGCTGACCGCGCGCGCCTACCGCGGGCTGTCGCGCTGACGGGCCGGGTCCGCGCCGCCGGTCAGGCGGCGCGGGCCCGGAATCCTCGCAGCCGCTGGCTGTTGGCCACGACGAACACCGAGGAGAAGGCCATCGCCGCCCCGGCCAGCATCGGGTTCAGCAGCCCGGCGGCCGCCAGCGGCAGAGCTGCGACGTTGTAGGCGAAGG harbors:
- a CDS encoding DUF3817 domain-containing protein, translated to MTPRSLFRTVAIAEAITWTLLIIGLVLRGLGVTDLGVRIGGGVHGFAFLCYVCSTVFVGLNQRWRAGTLALGIGAAFVPWLTIPFERWLERRDDLAGGWRTGGDAGRFRTWVIGHPVPALLITLVGVAAVFGFLLWLGPPSGWSTRFG
- a CDS encoding PLP-dependent aminotransferase family protein, whose protein sequence is MPRTPRASALALDLGAVRRPEALVDAIMREIARGRLGPGDPLPSTRALAARLGVSRAGVVSAYEALAASGVIDVRAGSGATVAIEPQAAAALTEPALAVRRRERLEPPPGSRRRPELTGIRHNLLPGAPDPRLVDVRDWRRAWRRATQGVPPVLAYWPAEHPELAAALATQLRRTRQIATPPEEIVIFPGVNAAVQAVLAALRPHLAAIEDPGYPAVRAALAPAVEQLRMIGVDEHGLRTDELTDEDLVYVTPAHQFPLGARMSTARREALLRWAERRSAVIIEDDFDGEYRHESAPLGPLRSTARGADCVIYIGTASKILTPHLRLAWAVLPTWLADAVRAAAVTLRADASRLASLALAELINSGALTRHLARAQRTYAARRRRLVEALATRLPDLHVIGVDAGIHVAALLPDAIDDAEVAARCLARGVAVAALSDHAVRHRRSGLLLGYAQLAETAAADAVERIAAALESAGTPGSA
- a CDS encoding MerR family transcriptional regulator — protein: MPGGVGGAVRPIELARAAGVSTQQVRRLEDLGVLPPARRSAGGHRRYGPQHLAALRAYTALAGGMGASGAVAALVPLWRGEIAAVLERIDAGHGALHDERVALAELADALAALAADPAGAGQVPDDNSLAIGDLARRLGVRTSALRVWESAGLLSPARERGTGYRRYDPGDVRDARAVQLLRRSGYLFDAISPVIAELRRAGGTPALQATLERRREVLFERSRAMITGARHLAECLELLAADGTMAP
- the trmD gene encoding tRNA (guanosine(37)-N1)-methyltransferase TrmD, which codes for MRIDIVSIFPEYLAPLRLSLLGKAVRDGVIDLGVHDLRAFTHDRHRTVDGTPYGGGAGMVMRPEPWGEALDSIMESGDSGVRPTLLVPTPAGRPFDQRLAHELAERPWLIFACGRYEGIDQRVIDEYAERAEVIPFSLGDYVLNGGEVAALAVTEAVGRLLPGVVGNPESLVEESHSDGLLEYPVYTKPPLWRGREVPAVLLGGDHGAITRWRTEQSMIRTARTRPDLLHPSQGLTVPGLEDAELRLAEPGDVAELFTLTKACWVSEALANERLDIPVLHETPAELAADLRNWTTLVLRDHGRLIGSARGRMGEDGAFEIGRVMVAPDLQGRGIGRWLLERIESLAPEDAGELWLFTGERSSDNLRMYRKAGYRPDRSRQVPPGARALSKRR
- a CDS encoding TetR/AcrR family transcriptional regulator, which codes for MTPDPAPDQARLIPLMWRPRDRASRTGLSIGAITSAAVGLADVHGAGAVTMRAVAEILGVGTMSLYTHVPGKPELWALMNDAVLGEIYADGRLPRDAGEWPDRLRFVAERNWKSIMRHPWRAQAEPGGQAMGPGLVGKYEHELGAVEGIGLTDVDMDSAIALVNSHVTASASWYLAERSDPKQRAMTAEEWGEHTRREWAERLGPALGAAMAARAGDYPLASRVGEAAATAYAGADPQVLMDFGLAMIIAGLRERIAASQVS
- the leuA gene encoding 2-isopropylmalate synthase, with the translated sequence MTTTPNRFGTRTQPRPVQQPSPMPFGRYTAFEPVDVPDRTWPANKITAAPRWLSTDLRDGNQALIDPMTPGRKRRIFELLVGMGYKEIEIGFPSASQTDFDFVRELITSDAIPDDVTVSVLTQAREDLIERTVQSLVGAKRANVHLYNATAELFRRVVFKIDADECIALATRGTELVRKYAEELLADTEFGYQYSPEIFTQTPTDYAVEVCNAVMEVWEPGEGREIILNLPATVEMSTPNTYADQIEYFGRNIDNREYACVSLHPHNDRGTAVAATELGLMAGADRVEGCLFGHGERTGNVDLVTLGMNLFSQGIDPEIDFSDIDEIRRTVEYCTNLPVHPRHPYAGDLVYTAFSGSHQDAIKKGLEDLERRAAEQGIDVSEIAWEAPYLPIDPRDVGRTYEAVIRVNSQSGKGGMAYIMKAEHQLDLPRRLQIEFSRVVQEHTDGEGGEVEPQVLWKIFAGEYLEDNVPLQLVDVTSESGSGRQDSVTATVIDDGEERRISGEGNGPVSAFVDAISGLGYRVQVHDYAEHALSAGGDAQAAAYVECEVGEGESSQVVWGVGIDANIVTASLRAVTSAVNRAARE
- a CDS encoding ATP-binding cassette domain-containing protein, whose amino-acid sequence is MSRSAVPRSVTPRSVGPEPDIAIRTEQLTKTYPGKRRQAPVTALAGLDLIVPAGTVHGLLGHNGAGKSTTVRILATLLSPTSGSARVAGHDVGADPAAVRSSIGLVGQYAAVDEPLTGRDNLLLFGRLAGLSPAGARARAGELLEQFRLTEAAARPVSGYSGGMRRRLDLAASLLTTPPVLFVDEPTTGLDPAGRRDVWSAVAELAQAGTTVLLTTQYLEEADRLADAITILRDGAVAAEGTPDQLKAELGGDRAEITFTDPEITDRALAALAHAERGDEPGVVRVPIADSTRDLIRICSTLDAERLEPDTLQLRHATLDDVFLTHTASEGAAR
- a CDS encoding CHAD domain-containing protein; its protein translation is MNRPGSTGLAVHNDPMEAATRLRAADRAYRDGDPEGIHDLRTSARRLREERPDLIDELRWLGRELGPARDAQVLRERLAARLAAEAEDPDAGPLDPAPARRLLGARLEADLAVGLRRADRALRGRRYAALLAALEHDPPEDAGPAPARAYRARVRKRIAAAAQAPPAERDDARHRVRKAARRARYAAEATGRHKLARRAERVQDHLGEARDAAAARRLLAELVRDHPRSSAAAAVLGRLDAAEQRAGRRATRRADAAMARLAD
- a CDS encoding Y-family DNA polymerase yields the protein MARQASGYAPLVPQPVRVLLARFADWPLQAVRLAFAAGDPAAEAPLIVIDAGKVLARCPVAAAEGVTVGLRVREAQLRCPAAVLCAHDPEAEAAAFEPVLRAMAEVAPDVHLVRPGVAAVRARGPARFYGGEEAAARVLLGRLDAFATPDCRPSAAVADGLFCAERAAERARRWAVVPPGESARFLAGLGVECLGEPLLARQLQQLGIRTLGRYAELPRADAHARFGAAGRHTHRLASGEDLAALTPRNPASDRSVEIDLDAALAEEVVATCRPAIDALFAELAADSLALTEVRLRVRTERRRDDRLWRHPWQFDAGELANRLRWQLADLAASGPPAEDLETGGDADPVVGVQVIPVGVGSPELAARGLFGDRPEPRVIKVLTDLQERLGYREVATLVPRGGRLLKDRRLRVPFGTAPPPVRERRLDQPWPGRVPGPAPARVLQRLAPAKLLDRAGVPVTVDERGGPSADPAALLLAPRAAPRPLLAWAGPWPLDERWWETGEDARGARADRFQVVDAAQQAWLLVLVAGACWIEAAY